A stretch of the Nicotiana tabacum cultivar K326 chromosome 6, ASM71507v2, whole genome shotgun sequence genome encodes the following:
- the LOC142181810 gene encoding uncharacterized protein LOC142181810 has protein sequence MQKKLLTKDRLGSREVNTDGLCVLCGDKQETIEHLFYECQFSSRCIGIILEWLKIRITYLERQLLWRRVARKMAGKLNREFAYAALVATNYYVWKGRNEAVWKSSVPRPHKVCEQIKEECKIRMVEVLNKRIKGKDGRWIEEIYR, from the coding sequence ATGCAGAAGAAGTTGCTCACAAAGGATAGGCTGGGGAGCAGAGAGGTGAATACTGATGGCCTATGTGTGTTGTGTGGGGATAAACAAGAAACTATAGAGCACCTTTTCTATGAGTGCCAGTTCTCCAGTAGATGCATTGGCATAATATTGGAATGGCTAAAAATCAGAATCACATACTTGGAGAGGCAGCTATTATGGAGAAGAGTGGCAAGGAAGATGGCTGGAAAATTGAACAGAGAATTTGCATATGCAGCATTAGTAGCAACCAACTACTATGTATGGAAAGGTAGAAATGAAGCTGTATGGAAGAGTTCAGTGCCTAGGCCACATAAAGTGTGTGAGCAAATCAAGGAAGAATGCAAGATTCGAATGGTAGAAGTATTAAACAAGAGAATCAAAGGGAAAGATGGAAGATggatagaagaaatatatagatag
- the LOC142181811 gene encoding uncharacterized protein LOC142181811, which yields MNRIDRVLVNFEWMTVLPASTMHYMTKGLYDHSPTIISWDNMKQMGNRHFKYFNMWSMDPDFKGKVAESWSIGINGTKMYQIVGKLNILKGVLKQLNKTKFNNIEGKAEQAKKDLEECQQHMQQNPLNQGLIEREQQLPISYRRYKEASDKFLRQKSKVQWLKQSDKNNKYFHSYMKARRNANRILSIKDSKGNRVTNMEEIVE from the coding sequence ATGAACAGAATTGATAGAGTACTGGTAAATTTTGAATGGATGACAGTGCTACCTGCTTCAACTATGCACTATATGACTAAGGGGTTGTATGATCATAGCCCAACTATCATTAGTTGGGATAACATGAAGCAGATGGGGAATAGGCATTTCAAATACTTCAACATGTGGAGCATGGATCCAGATTTCAAAGGTAAAGTGGCAGAAAGCTGGAGCATTGGAATTAATGGAACAAAAATGTATCAAATTGTAGGGAAGCTGAACATATTAAAGGGAGTACTAAAGcaactaaacaaaacaaaattcaaCAATATAGAAGGAAAAGCAGAACAAGCCAAGAAGGATCTTGAGGAATGTCAGCAACACATGCAACAAAACCCCCTAAACCAAGGTCTTATCGAAAGAGAGCAACAACTGCCAATCAGCTACAGGAGATACAAGGAAGCAAGTGACAAGTTCCTGAGGCAGAAAAGTAAAGTGCAATGGCTAAAACAAAGTGACAAAAACAACAAGTACTTCCATAGCTACATGAAGGCAAGAAGAAATGCTAATAGGATCCTATCTATCAAGGATTCTAAGGGTAACAGGGTGACAAATATGGAAGAGATTGTGGAATAA